The following proteins come from a genomic window of Corallococcus sp. NCRR:
- a CDS encoding methylthioribulose 1-phosphate dehydratase, which produces MSIEPAPAAPLSEAAREIVEVGRFLSVRNFVPATSGNFSRRLDARTCAVTRSGVDKGELVEADILVADIHAPPPKGSSAETPLHLQLYRDRPEAQAVLHTHSVVAALLSNLRLAEGELVLQDFELLKALGDTRTHETAVSIPIFPNDQDIPRLADKVTAMLTKRTELVAYLIAGHGLYTWGRSMAEARRHVVALEHLLTYELEKMKVRR; this is translated from the coding sequence ATGAGCATCGAACCGGCCCCCGCCGCGCCCCTGTCCGAAGCGGCCCGTGAAATCGTCGAGGTGGGCCGCTTCTTGAGCGTGCGCAACTTCGTGCCCGCCACCAGCGGCAACTTCTCCCGCAGGCTGGATGCCCGCACCTGCGCCGTCACCCGCTCCGGCGTGGACAAGGGCGAACTGGTGGAGGCGGACATCCTGGTCGCGGACATCCACGCGCCGCCGCCCAAAGGGTCGTCCGCGGAGACGCCCCTGCACCTCCAGTTGTACCGTGACCGGCCGGAGGCTCAGGCCGTGCTGCACACGCACTCCGTGGTGGCCGCGCTCCTATCGAACCTGCGGCTCGCGGAAGGCGAGCTGGTGCTCCAGGACTTCGAATTGCTCAAGGCCCTGGGCGACACGCGCACGCACGAGACGGCGGTGTCCATCCCCATCTTCCCCAACGACCAGGACATCCCCCGGCTCGCGGACAAGGTGACCGCGATGCTCACGAAGCGCACGGAGTTGGTCGCGTATCTCATTGCCGGACATGGGCTCTACACCTGGGGCCGGAGCATGGCCGAGGCCCGCCGCCACGTGGTGGCGCTGGAACACCTGCTGACGTACGAACTCGAGAAGATGAAGGTGCGGCGATGA
- a CDS encoding alpha/beta hydrolase — protein MQRLRRLLMAFVLITGMLYLALCAVLFAAQRSLIYPAPRSEPSKLRDQPGFGVVPLATGLNVDRFYLPAPPGAPTVVHFHGNGEQLLWQQGLGQALGDAGLGFLAVEYPGYGASPGSPTEAGLYASAEAALQFLRDQGVKPEDIVLSGRSLGTGVAVEMARRGYGARMVLVSPYTSMVAMGQRTVPFLPAALLMRDRFQSLDKAKDIPIPVLIIHGEEDEVVPVDMGRTLGQRFPKARVVTVPGAGHNDVLERDGQQEFARLATFALDGT, from the coding sequence GTGCAACGCCTCCGCCGCCTCCTCATGGCCTTCGTCCTCATCACCGGCATGCTGTACCTCGCGCTGTGCGCGGTCCTCTTCGCCGCGCAGCGCTCCCTCATCTACCCCGCGCCCCGCTCGGAGCCCTCGAAGCTGCGTGACCAGCCGGGCTTCGGCGTGGTGCCGCTGGCCACCGGTCTCAACGTGGACCGCTTCTATCTGCCCGCGCCTCCGGGAGCCCCCACCGTGGTGCACTTCCACGGCAACGGCGAGCAGCTCCTGTGGCAGCAGGGATTGGGGCAGGCGCTCGGGGACGCGGGGCTGGGCTTCCTCGCGGTGGAGTACCCGGGCTACGGCGCGTCGCCGGGCAGCCCAACCGAGGCGGGCCTGTATGCGTCCGCGGAGGCCGCGCTCCAGTTCTTGCGCGACCAGGGCGTGAAGCCGGAGGACATCGTGCTCAGCGGGCGCAGCCTGGGCACCGGCGTCGCGGTGGAGATGGCGCGGCGCGGATATGGCGCACGCATGGTGCTGGTGTCGCCGTACACGTCCATGGTCGCCATGGGCCAGCGCACCGTGCCCTTCCTGCCCGCGGCGCTGCTGATGCGCGATCGCTTCCAGTCGCTCGACAAGGCGAAGGACATCCCCATCCCCGTCCTCATCATCCACGGCGAAGAGGACGAAGTGGTCCCCGTGGACATGGGCCGCACGCTGGGCCAGCGCTTCCCGAAGGCCCGCGTGGTGACCGTGCCGGGCGCGGGCCATAACGACGTGCTGGAGCGGGACGGACAGCAGGAGTTCGCGCGGCTGGCCACGTTCGCGCTCGACGGGACCTGA
- a CDS encoding serine/threonine-protein kinase yields the protein MSQSLAAGLENTLISPNSGAASLAPTLAPGGSTTQRRNTVLPRVEWKGQQPSVIPLQRERFEEVRPLGQGGMGEVVLIRDHDIEREVALKRLPPGADLDRVLRFVEEIRTVGMLDHPNIAPVHDVGVDEQGRYYFLMKHLKGETLESIIARLRSSELDALVRYPFQVRVQIFLGVLHAVSYAHGKGFIHRDLKPANIMVGPFGEVTVLDWGLARRVGASAARALPAGEPTDLHSARPLHTELGSVVGTPLYMSPEQARGEHETMDARSDVYSLSVLFHELLSLGHYLEGLQSVPDIMTAVQTRELSMGAMHKNTAQGPVPAELMWFVKKGMSKDPKDRFNSVDDMVAQLQAALEGRIHVHCQRTMLKKTLHKGLRIADRNPMALTAAGVVGAGLVIASAVNLGLSLFGAMLH from the coding sequence ATGAGTCAATCGCTCGCGGCCGGCCTGGAAAACACGCTCATTTCTCCGAACTCGGGAGCCGCCTCGCTGGCGCCCACGCTGGCGCCGGGGGGATCCACGACCCAGCGGCGAAACACCGTGCTGCCGCGCGTGGAATGGAAGGGCCAGCAGCCCAGCGTGATTCCGCTCCAGCGCGAGCGCTTTGAAGAAGTGCGCCCGCTGGGGCAGGGCGGCATGGGCGAGGTGGTGCTCATCCGCGACCACGACATCGAGCGGGAGGTCGCGCTCAAGCGGCTGCCCCCGGGCGCGGACCTGGACCGCGTGCTGCGCTTCGTGGAGGAGATCCGCACGGTGGGCATGCTGGACCACCCGAACATCGCGCCCGTGCACGACGTGGGCGTGGATGAGCAGGGCCGGTACTACTTCCTGATGAAGCACCTGAAGGGCGAGACGCTGGAGTCCATCATCGCCCGGCTGCGCAGCTCGGAGCTGGACGCGCTGGTGCGCTATCCGTTCCAGGTGCGGGTGCAGATCTTCCTGGGCGTGCTGCACGCGGTGTCGTACGCGCACGGCAAGGGCTTCATCCACCGCGACCTGAAGCCCGCGAACATCATGGTGGGCCCCTTCGGCGAGGTGACGGTGCTGGACTGGGGCCTCGCGCGCCGCGTGGGTGCTTCCGCGGCCCGGGCGCTCCCGGCCGGCGAGCCGACGGACCTGCACTCGGCCCGGCCGCTGCACACGGAGCTGGGCTCCGTGGTGGGCACGCCGCTCTACATGTCCCCGGAGCAGGCGCGCGGCGAGCACGAGACGATGGACGCGCGCAGCGACGTCTACAGCCTGTCCGTCCTCTTCCACGAGCTCCTGTCGCTGGGGCACTACCTGGAGGGCCTCCAGTCGGTGCCGGACATCATGACGGCGGTGCAGACGCGCGAGCTGAGCATGGGGGCCATGCACAAGAACACCGCGCAGGGCCCGGTGCCCGCGGAGCTGATGTGGTTCGTGAAGAAGGGGATGAGCAAGGACCCCAAGGACCGCTTCAATTCCGTGGACGACATGGTGGCGCAGCTGCAGGCCGCGCTGGAGGGCCGCATCCACGTGCATTGCCAGCGCACGATGCTGAAGAAGACCCTGCACAAGGGCCTGCGCATCGCGGACCGCAACCCCATGGCCCTCACGGCGGCGGGCGTGGTGGGCGCGGGCCTGGTCATCGCGTCGGCGGTGAACCTGGGCCTGTCGCTCTTTGGCGCGATGCTGCACTGA
- the ddpX gene encoding D-alanyl-D-alanine dipeptidase, which translates to MLPAAGLTLTLALLGGAPKTELVDATTVIPDLVLDLRYATKDNFLKRQVYPDGARCLLLPDSVKRLSKAAEVLRAQGYRLKVYDCYRPRAVQYEMWKILPKPGYVADPRKGSNHNRGGAVDLTLVTKDGAEVEMPTPFDDFTPAAHHGYTGGTPASREHREVLRKAMEGAGFKRNRMEWWHYDLPGATKLPVLDVPFTPAG; encoded by the coding sequence ATGCTCCCGGCGGCAGGCCTCACGCTGACCCTGGCGCTGCTCGGAGGCGCACCGAAGACCGAGCTGGTGGACGCAACCACCGTCATCCCGGACCTGGTGCTGGACCTGCGCTACGCGACGAAGGACAACTTCCTCAAGCGGCAGGTGTACCCGGACGGCGCGCGGTGTCTGTTGTTGCCGGACTCCGTGAAGCGCCTGTCGAAGGCCGCGGAGGTGCTGCGGGCCCAGGGCTACCGGCTGAAGGTCTACGACTGCTACCGGCCGCGCGCGGTGCAGTACGAGATGTGGAAGATCCTCCCGAAGCCCGGCTACGTGGCGGACCCGCGCAAGGGCTCCAACCACAACAGGGGCGGGGCGGTGGACCTGACCCTGGTGACGAAGGACGGGGCGGAGGTGGAGATGCCCACCCCCTTCGACGACTTCACCCCCGCGGCGCACCACGGCTACACCGGCGGCACCCCCGCCTCGCGCGAGCACCGGGAGGTGCTGCGCAAGGCCATGGAGGGCGCCGGCTTCAAGCGCAACCGGATGGAGTGGTGGCATTACGACCTGCCCGGCGCTACGAAATTGCCGGTGCTGGACGTGCCCTTCACCCCCGCCGGGTGA
- the queC gene encoding 7-cyano-7-deazaguanine synthase QueC, with translation MAKRAVVLLSGGLDSTTCLAMAKADGFEPVCLSIAYGQRHSVELERARKVAATMGVRDVRVVTVDLRQVGGSALTDDIPVPKDRTEDAMSHDVPVTYVPARNALFLSMALGLAEVVGATDLYIGVNAVDYSGYPDCRPEFIRSFEAMAQLATKAGVEGATFKVHAPLSGLTKAEIIRAGVKLGVDYGMTHSCYDPDAQGRACGRCDSCLLRAKGFQEAGVPDPTVYTDGVR, from the coding sequence ATGGCGAAGCGTGCGGTGGTGCTCCTGTCCGGAGGCCTGGACTCAACGACGTGCCTGGCGATGGCGAAGGCGGACGGCTTCGAGCCGGTGTGCCTGTCCATCGCCTACGGACAGCGCCACTCGGTGGAGCTGGAGCGGGCCAGGAAGGTCGCGGCCACCATGGGCGTGCGCGACGTGCGCGTGGTGACGGTGGACCTGCGGCAGGTGGGCGGCTCCGCCCTCACGGACGACATCCCCGTGCCCAAGGACCGCACGGAGGACGCCATGTCCCACGACGTCCCCGTCACCTACGTGCCCGCGCGCAACGCGCTGTTCCTCTCCATGGCGCTGGGCCTGGCGGAGGTGGTGGGCGCCACGGACCTCTACATCGGCGTCAACGCGGTGGACTACAGCGGCTATCCGGACTGCCGCCCGGAGTTCATCCGCTCCTTCGAAGCCATGGCCCAACTGGCCACCAAGGCGGGCGTGGAGGGCGCGACCTTCAAGGTCCACGCGCCGCTGTCCGGCCTCACCAAGGCGGAAATCATCCGGGCCGGCGTGAAGCTGGGCGTGGACTACGGGATGACGCACTCCTGCTACGACCCGGACGCCCAGGGCCGCGCGTGTGGCCGCTGCGACAGCTGCCTGTTGCGCGCGAAGGGCTTCCAGGAGGCGGGCGTGCCGGACCCCACCGTGTACACGGACGGGGTGCGCTGA